The following proteins come from a genomic window of Lolium rigidum isolate FL_2022 unplaced genomic scaffold, APGP_CSIRO_Lrig_0.1 contig_25485_1, whole genome shotgun sequence:
- the LOC124680704 gene encoding extensin-like, with product MMDQLVGHTDLQPPRRSTLHSAAPATRPSAVSIAAAQVAADVDAIGWTECPIGSVAAFAGFGEGPPERLEPMPPPAHHVLALVVRRARSKRTRGSAYPRPAAAVKTEVMEEDMELEEARMEEDMELEEADISQPPPSPPPRWMRSPTPPPPPPSPPRPQTAAVLSPPSLPCAVQPSLSSPPGFNSPPPPGFGSPPPPGFSSPPPPGFSSHPPPRWNQPTLAPLPIPPPGFGSPQVTPPLPQPSWGLPAGPPPFCQQPVPPCYPAPCWGAPSILPPQHAAWGWPHQPPRWAPPHMLEQQRPPPPWGFMEPSARPPVPLQHQPHFEGHQWPQPPWGYMESSVPPMPLQHQPHFEGHQWPQPPGVSWPVF from the coding sequence ATGATGGACCAGCTGGTAGGCCACACGGACCTGCAGCCGCCGCGCCGCTCGACTCTGCACAGCGCGGCGCCCGCGACCCGGCCCTCCGCCGTCAGCATCGCAGCCGCGCAGGTCGCGGCCGACGTCGACGCGATCGGCTGGACGGAGTGCCCCATTGGCTCTGTGGCCGCCTTCGCTGGCTTCGGGGAGGGCCCGCCGGAGCGGCTGGAGCCCATGCCCCCGCCGGCCCACCACGTGCTCGCGCTGGTGGTGCGACGCGCGCGGTCCAAGCGGACGCGCGGCTCTGCGTATCCGCGCCCTGCCGCGGCCGTGAAGACGGAGGTGATGGAAGAGGACATGGAGCTCGAAGAGGCCCGCATGGAAGAGGACATGGAACTCGAAGAGGCGGACATTTCGCAGCCGCCACCGTCGCCTCCGCCGCGGTGGATGCGCTCcccgactccgccgcctccacccccgTCGCCCCCGCGGCCACAGACGGCGGCGGTGCTTTCTCCGCCTTCGTTGCCGTGCGCGGTCCAGCCTAGCCTCTCATCGCCACCAGGCTTCAACTCGCCACCGCCACCAGGTTTCggctcgccgccgccaccaggcttcagctcgccgccgccaccaggcTTCAGCTCGCACCCGCCACCGCGCTGGAATCAGCCTACGTTGGCGCCTCTCCCTATCCCACCACCAGGCTTCGGTTCGCCACAGGTGACACCGCCTCTTCCGCAGCCATCCTGGGGCTTGCCTGCAGGACCGCCACCATTCTGTCAACAGCCAGTGCCGCCGTGTTATCCGGCACCGTGCTGGGGCGCGCCCTCTATTCTGCCGCCACAGCATGCGGCCTGGGGCTGGCCGCATCAACCGCCGCGCTGGGCACCACCTCATATGCTGGAGCAgcagcggccgccgccaccgtggggCTTCATGGAGCCGTCGGCGCGTCCTCCTGTGCCGCTGCAGCATCAGCCGCATTTTGAGGGGCATCAATGGCCGCAGCCACCGTGGGGCTACATGGAGTCGTCGGTGCCTCCTATGCCGCTGCAACATCAGCCGCATTTTGAGGGGCACCAATGGCCACAGCCACCGGGGGTGTCCTGGCCGGTGTTTTAG
- the LOC124680707 gene encoding uncharacterized protein LOC124680707, which translates to MADLGGYDMRRQPTAAEVVGRLKDDGDFDALRRAIIRKVKDNEVLRNNIIAEVKQSTVLSEDGSEKFKLKELSDAIFQDVGSKIMGQISDEVWSVIQSKETDIRGTVEVIFNRIMNPEQQQDAGPSSKKLKRNDKEEQVSPPKASTSVTAKPEEEDDDPEAPPGFGFSNHQSSNSVIKLDQPLNGENPSQVKPSEDKPVDAGSLGDADDEDPDVAPGFG; encoded by the exons ATGGCCGACCTCGGCGGCTACGACATGCGGCGGCAGCCTACTGCGGCGGAAGTGGTGGGGCGCCTCAAGGACGACGGCGACTTCGACGCCCTCCGCCGCGCCATCATCCGCAAGGTCAAGGACAAC GAGGTGCTGCGCAACAATATAATCGCAGAAGTCAAGCAGTCAACGGTACTTAGTGAAGATGGGTCTGAAAAGTTTAAATTAAAAGAACTCTCTGATGCAATTTTTCAGGATGTTGG GAGCAAAATAATGGGCCAAATCTCAGACGAGGTATGGAGTGTCATCCAGTCGAAAGAAACAGATATCCGAGGAACAGTGGAAGTTATCTTCAACAGGATAATGAACCCTGAACAGCAACAGGATGCTGGCCCTTCGTCCAAGAAGCTGAAGAGAAATGACAAAGAGGAGCAAGTTTCGCCACCAAAAGCCTCAACCTCTGTTACAGCCAAgccggaagaagaagatgatgatccaGAGGCACCACCAGGGTTTGGTTTCAGTAACCATCAGAGCAGCAACAGCGTGATAAAGCTGGACCAGCCTTTGAATGGGGAGAATCCTTCCCAGGTGAAACCAAGTGAGGATAAGCCAGTCGATGCTGGTAGTTTGGGGGATGCCGATGATGAGGATCCTGATGTGGCTCCAGGATTTGGCTAA